A window of the Dictyostelium discoideum AX4 chromosome 4 chromosome, whole genome shotgun sequence genome harbors these coding sequences:
- a CDS encoding CHR group protein — translation MGIDRVNNEDDSLNNIYNPSKDPNYIKLVNVLTELKSNGISDSDPTFTSILQITKLYLMNKTNSGINNNGVNNNNGNNNSNNDNIVELFKAQVESYKYISRNLPIPVGVLQKMSPILENSPHVPSFKEELLNLKYYPKGLIKLDQNNNPITTNTMAYQQLSCNQRMIQQQKERIQQEQQQAQQQEQIRILLQEKQLRQTETLNNTNNNNNNNSNNNNNNNNNNNNNNNNNNNNNNNNNNNTSANGNNINNNNNNNNNTTNTNGNNNNNNNNEIETLTKEEELEKEKEIQRLRDLQKPIIYKSCIPASVENIKGLPEAIHSINEREMKIQAKVITRIDELKEIPTHYLPTDVRIRSEIESKQLKLLELQRKLRNDVSLEMEDQVLIRSIQNNSKGYDDNDYNLYVRSIPRLINRPIDQTSSIYDTTTTQLPESILVTNKKKFLEAIAIHARDFKVFHSNNEKFLRQNVIKAIHRYHKEKEKREIERLSKERIRLLKARDTEGYRDLLAKTKNERLEMLLGETDSLLSSIHQLMEKEQTEKRARELEEELKQNEEQLNDHNGTNTNNNNTTTTTTTTSTTTSTSLSNEGQPIANITSPLQSTTTILAKKSNNLVIEQPDLMTGGKLKEYQVTGLEWLISLYTRNLNGILADEMGLGKTVQTIAFISFLYERMNVREPFLVVAPLSTISNWVSEFARWSPKLHVIVYKGKQDERRETARTIPRNAFCVVITSFEYIIKDRKTLGRVHWIYIIIDEGHRIKNKNSKLSVQLRQYHSRNRLLLTGTPLQNDLGELWALLNFLLPTIFNSADTFQNWFNAPFQAKGKNLINVNEEESLIIINRLHQVLRFFLLRRLKSDVESQLPDKKEKVIKCNMSALQIAMYRSLVEYGVLPIDPDSKEGRSGRLKMKGFNNIVKQLQKICNHPYLFKDEWDINEDLIRTSGKFDTMDQILTKMHASKHRVLIFTQMTEVINLMEEYFSLKEWTFLRLDGSTKPEERAHLVVEWNRPDSPFWIFVLSTHAGGLGMNLQTADTVIIFDSDWNPQMDLQAQDRCHRIGQTNSVSVFRLISANSIEEKILGRATDKLEIDAKIIQAGMFNTHSNDQERRAKLEQFLHGFPNNTLDEVPVDLKEINKLIARDDFEFKQFQEMDKERLKVDQANSKKTRQPIKPRLMIEKELPEWVLATPVTDKDEDIAGKKRSTAIASANSFVHDNLTDNQYARMIEKNMTFEQYKAHLEAKKLKNGKSKKDGEKSKKKKGKSRGRKNKSDDEDSSDDELDDEGISSDDDDNNINNNNNNNDNNNKNNNNNDDEETGAIQKQIVERRRATPQQRKQQRQQQQEKQNHENNSDNENQDDIIQVDDHPTNGIENSSNNNNNDDNNSNGNSNQQQQQQQSNNGETPTPAKKGRGRPRLSNNPTPIKRKLDDLKGKSDDSPKPSKKSLMSETETSDNEQSMDSGDNSNNNNNNNNSNNNNNNNEKNNNSNGEPSENGSQENVNGNGNVASTAATNGTSVHTPGKRGRKKKIRPNPEDEEKDKDKENENENENEKEKGNEKDKDPTSTTSPTTTTTSTSAGTSSGSSSSVLNTPLSPESPFTTRSGRTRFPKNSTEQ, via the exons ATGGGTATTGATAGAgttaataatgaagatgattcattaaataatatttataatccATCAAAAGATCCAAATTATATAAAGTTAGTAAAT GTTTTAACTGAACTTAAATCAAATGGAATTAGTGATTCTGATCCAACATTTACTTCAATCTTACAAATTACTAAACTatatttaatgaataaaaCTAATAGTGgtatcaataataatggtgtcaataataataatggtaataacaatagtaataatgataatatagttgaattatttaaagcaCAAGTTGaatcatataaatatatatctAGAAATTTACCAATACCAGTTGGAGTTTTACAAAAGATGTCACCAATTTTAGAGAATTCACCACATGTACCATCATTTAAAGaggaattattaaatttgaaatattatccaaagggattaattaaattggatcaaaataataacccTATCACTACAAACACAATGGCATATCAACAATTGAGTTGTAACCAAAGAAtgattcaacaacaaaaagagagaatacaacaagaacaacaacaagcacaacaacaagagCAAATTAGAATTTTACTACAAGAGAAACAATTAAGACAAACtgaaactttaaataatacaaataataataacaataataatagtaataataataataataataataataataataataataataataataataataataataataataataataataataataatactagcgcaaatggtaataatattaataataataataataataataataatactacaaacacaaatggtaataataataataataataataatgaaattgaaacattaacaaaagaagaagaattagaaaaagaaaaagaaatacaaAGATTAAGAGATTTAcaaaaaccaataatttaTAAGAGTTGTATACCAGCAAgtgttgaaaatattaaaggtTTACCAGAGGCTATTCATTCTATAAATGAGAGagaaatgaaaattcaagCAAAAGTGATAACACGTATTGATGAATTGAAGGAGATACCAACTCATTATTTACCAACTGATGTTAGAATTAGATCAGAGATTGAGAGTAAACAATTGAAACTATTGGAATTACAAAGAAAACTTCGTAATGATGTATCGTTAGAGATGGAGGATCAAGTATTGATACGTTCAATTCAAAACAATAGCAAGGGATATGATGACAATGATTACAATCTCTACGTACGTTCAATTCCACGTTTAATCAATAGACCTATCGATCAAACTAGTTCAATCTACGATACTACTACAACTCAATTACCAGAGAGTATATTGGTgacaaataaaaagaaattcttGGAAGCAATTGCAATTCATGCAAGAGATTTCAAAGTGTTTCATAGTAACAATGAGAAATTTCTTCGTCAAAATGTTATCAAAGCAATACATCGTTATCATaaagagaaagaaaagaGAGAGATTGAACGTTTATCAAAGGAACGTATTCGTTTACTTAAAGCACGTGATACCGAAGGTTATAGAGATCTTTTAGCAAAAACAAAGAATGAACGTTTAGAAATGCTTTTAGGTGAAACTGATTCCCTCTTAAGTAGTattcatcaattaatggAAAAAGAACAAACTGAAAAAAGAGCACGTGAATTagaagaagaattaaaacaaaatgaagAACAATTAAATGATCATAATGGTACAAATactaataacaacaataccaccaccactaccaccactacttctactacaacatcaacatcattatcaaatgaagGTCAACCAATTGCAAATATAACTTCACCACTCCAATCAACTACAACTATTTTAgcaaagaaatcaaataatttagtgATTGAACAACCAGATCTTATGACTGGtggtaaattaaaagaatatcaAGTAACTGGTTTAGAATGGTTAATTTCATTGTATACACGTAATTTAAATGGTATTTTAGCCGATGAAATGGGTCTTGGTAAAACTGTACAAACCATTGCATTCATTTCATTCCTTTATGAACGTATGAATGTTAGAGAGCCATTCTTGGTAGTAGCACCATTGTCAACCATTAGTAATTGGGTATCAGAGTTTGCACGTTGGTCACCAAAACTTCATGTGATCGTTTACAAGGGTAAACAAGATGAGAGAAGAGAGACAGCAAGAACCATACCAAGGAATGCATTTTGTGTAGTTATCACCTCTTTTGAATATATCATAAAGGATAGAAAAACATTGGGTAGGGTTCATTGGATCTATATTATCATTGATGAAGGTCATcgtatcaaaaataaaaatagtaaactCTCTGTACAATTACGTCAATATCATAGTAGAAATAGATTACTACTCACAGGTACACCATTACAAAATGATTTGGGTGAGTTGTGGGCATTGTTAAACTTTTTGTTACCAACTATTTTCAATTCAGCTGATACTTTCCAAAATTGGTTCAATGCACCATTCCAAGCAAAGGGTAAGAATTTAATCAATGTCAACGAAGAGGAGTCTTTGATCATTATCAATCGTCTCCATCAAGTTTTAAGATTTTTCTTATTACGTCGTTTGAAATCAGATGTAGAGAGCCAACTTCCAGACAAGAAGGAAAAAGTTATCAAATGTAATATGAGTGCACTTCAAATTGCAATGTATAGATCATTGGTAGAGTATGGTGTACTCCCAATCGATCCAGATTCAAAGGAGGGTAGAAGTGGaagattgaaaatgaaagGTTTCAATAATATCGTTAAACAACTTCAAAAGATTTGCAATCATCCTTACCTCTTTAAAGATGAATGGGATATCAATGAGGATCTCATTAGAACCAGTGGTAAATTCGATACTATGGACCAAATTCTAACGAAAATGCATGCCTCCAAACATCGTGTTCTCATTTTCACTCAAATGACAGAGGTTATCAATCTAATGGAGGAGTATTTCTCTTTGAAAGAATGGACTTTTCTTCGTTTGGATGGTTCAACTAAACCAGAGGAACGTGCTCATTTGGTTGTCGAATGGAATCGTCCTGATTCACCATTTTGGATTTTCGTACTCTCAACTCATGCCGGTGGTTTAGGTATGAATTTACAAACTGCCGATACTGTAATCATTTTCGATTCCGATTGGAATCCACAAATGGATCTTCAAGCTCAAGATAGATGTCATCGTATTGGTCAAACTAATTCTGTGTCGGTGTTTCGTTTAATCTCTGCCAACTCTATCGAAGAGAAAATTCTAGGTAGAGCCACCGATAAATTGGAGATCGATGCAAAGATTATTCAAGCCGGTATGTTTAACACTCATTCCAACGATCAAGAAAGACGTGCAAAATTGGAACAATTCCTTCATGGTTTCCCCAATAATACTTTGGATGAAGTACCAGTGGATCTAAAGGAAATCAATAAATTGATTGCTCGTGATGACTTTGAATTCAAACAATTCCAAGAGATGGATAAAGAACGTTTGAAAGTGGATCAAGCAAATTCAAAGAAAACTAGACAACCAATTAAACCACGTCTAATGATCGAAAAAGAATTACCTGAATGGGTTTTGGCAACTCCTGTCACCGATAAGGATGAAGATATCGCTGGTAAGAAACGTTCAACCGCCATTGCTTCTGCCAATAGTTTTGTTCATGATAATTTAACCGATAATCAATATGCTAGAATGATTGAAAAGAATATGACCTTTGAACAGTATAAAGCTCATTTAGAGgcaaagaaattaaagaatggCAAATCTAAAAAAGATGGTGAGAaaagtaaaaagaaaaaaggtaAAAGTAGAGGTAGAAAGAATAAATCTGATGATGAAGACTCTTCCGATGATGAACTTGATGATGAAGGTATTTcatctgatgatgatgataataatattaataataataataataataatgataataataataaaaacaataataataatgatgatgaagaaactGGTGCTATTCAAAAACAAATCGTTGAACGTCGTCGTGCTACCCCTCAACAACGTAAACAACAAcgtcaacaacaacaagaaaaacaaaatcatgaaaataatagtgataatgaaaatcaagATGATATTATTCAAGTTGATGATCATCCAACTAATGGTATTGAAAATAgtagtaacaataataataatgatgataataatagtaatggtaatagtaatcaacaacaacaacaacaacaatccaATAATGGTGAAACACCAACACCTGCTAAAAAAGGTAGAGGTAGACCaagattatcaaataatccaactccaattaaaagaaaattagaTGATCTTAAGGGTAAATCTGATGATAGTCCAAAACCATCAAAGAAATCTTTAATGTCTGAAACAGAAACGAGTGACAACGAACAATCAATGGATTCTggtgataatagtaataataataataataataataacagtaataataataataataacaatgaaaaaaataataatagtaatggtgaACCAAGTGAAAATGGTAGTCAAGAAAATgtaaatggtaatggtaatgtgGCTTCTACTGCTGCAACAAATGGTACATCAGTTCATACTCCAGGTAAAAGAGGTAGAAAGAAGAAGATTAGACCAAACcctgaagatgaagaaaaggataaagataaagaaaatgaaaatgaaaatgaaaatgaaaaggAAAAGggaaatgaaaaagataagGATCCAACTTCAACCACTTCTCCTACCACAACTACCACTTCAACTTCAGCAGGCACTTCTTCtggttcatcatcatcagtttTAAATACCCCACTTTCTCCTGAATCTCCTTTTACAACTAGATCAGGTAGAACAAGATTTCCAAAAAATTCAACTgaacaataa